In Fluviispira sanaruensis, a genomic segment contains:
- the infA gene encoding translation initiation factor IF-1: MSREDLLSVEGTVTNVFAGGKYSVSLKTGQTISAKISGRMRKFQISVIIGDKVTVGLSPYDVSHGLIISREKLSARGR; this comes from the coding sequence ATGAGTCGTGAAGATCTCTTGAGCGTGGAAGGAACTGTCACCAATGTTTTTGCAGGTGGAAAATACTCAGTGAGTTTAAAGACAGGACAAACTATATCTGCGAAAATTTCAGGCAGGATGCGTAAGTTTCAAATCAGTGTCATTATCGGAGATAAAGTAACGGTTGGTTTATCACCCTATGACGTGAGCCATGGCTTAATCATTTCGCGGGAAAAACTGTCAGCCAGAGGCCGCTAG
- a CDS encoding NAD(P)-binding protein, protein MSSRQESNNSQYDIAIVGGGLSGILLALRLSRESHKEHGKIVLIEQQPQLGGRNFFSSPLNFSGKSCEEINQEILLHSSQCQNLSGPGFEIMNVESLNAMLRHILSHLTEDEKNQCEEFMNRLEENETDRRSRCFFVKKDFVSEAQLLTGSSEILTKREAELLRSFAYDFYSPHLDSQEENIERNNTLFEKSTQWNELAKGSKETLSSIFSSIVGPDWEKSSFIYVCKSLWVFFNNFKEPLPKSFKRKMGLELFIEKILRARGIEVRTLCEVLRVNHNKETNFSLILADEVNPTHKTVQADKLIFAMPLVQCLGIIAKEEFSPEQSRFVSKVRPLSLVVSEISDFLSVRSENWPENVGACDRLLFPVERVQGFLTCDGRLLFSTQLDYEDSLQAPAVREAVARLRRAAVRVLKAEVAEEIKKGARMPQNKISERIVLVPVAVSIPNNIPANIEVKETKMGIKGLFCCGDSFLSLADEPWKRVVASVHDVMLRLNGNEA, encoded by the coding sequence ATGTCAAGCAGACAAGAAAGTAACAACTCTCAATACGATATTGCGATTGTTGGTGGCGGCCTTTCAGGCATATTGCTTGCACTTCGTCTTTCCAGAGAGAGTCATAAAGAACACGGAAAAATCGTTTTAATTGAGCAACAGCCTCAACTTGGTGGTCGCAATTTTTTTTCTTCTCCTCTAAATTTTTCTGGAAAATCTTGTGAAGAAATTAATCAGGAAATTTTACTACATTCGAGTCAGTGCCAGAATTTAAGTGGTCCTGGTTTTGAAATTATGAATGTAGAATCTTTAAATGCAATGTTAAGACATATTTTGTCGCATTTAACGGAAGATGAGAAAAACCAATGTGAAGAATTTATGAATCGATTGGAAGAAAACGAAACTGATAGAAGGAGTCGCTGTTTTTTTGTTAAAAAAGACTTTGTCAGTGAAGCACAATTGCTCACAGGTTCATCGGAAATATTAACAAAAAGAGAAGCAGAATTGCTTCGTTCATTTGCTTATGATTTTTATTCACCGCATTTGGATTCACAAGAAGAGAATATAGAAAGAAACAACACACTGTTTGAGAAATCTACGCAATGGAATGAACTTGCAAAAGGCAGTAAAGAAACATTGAGTTCAATTTTTTCTTCAATCGTCGGACCAGATTGGGAAAAATCATCATTTATTTATGTCTGTAAAAGTTTATGGGTTTTTTTTAATAATTTTAAAGAACCTTTACCAAAATCTTTTAAGAGAAAAATGGGGCTTGAGTTATTCATTGAAAAAATTCTCCGTGCACGTGGAATTGAAGTGCGTACACTCTGCGAAGTTTTACGAGTCAATCACAATAAAGAAACAAACTTTAGTTTAATCCTAGCTGACGAAGTCAATCCAACTCACAAAACAGTTCAAGCAGACAAACTTATTTTTGCAATGCCACTTGTTCAGTGTTTAGGAATTATTGCAAAAGAAGAATTTTCACCCGAACAATCTCGTTTTGTGTCAAAGGTGCGTCCTTTATCGCTGGTGGTCTCTGAGATTTCCGATTTTCTCTCTGTGCGGTCTGAAAATTGGCCTGAGAATGTTGGGGCTTGCGATAGACTTCTATTTCCAGTAGAACGTGTGCAAGGATTTTTAACTTGTGATGGACGTCTTCTTTTTTCGACCCAGCTTGATTATGAAGATTCGTTGCAAGCACCTGCTGTGCGTGAAGCCGTTGCACGACTGCGCAGAGCCGCTGTGCGTGTGCTGAAAGCGGAAGTTGCTGAGGAGATTAAAAAGGGTGCGCGTATGCCACAAAATAAAATATCGGAACGAATTGTCTTAGTGCCCGTTGCAGTATCGATTCCGAATAATATTCCTGCAAATATCGAAGTGAAAGAAACAAAAATGGGAATCAAGGGTCTCTTCTGCTGTGGTGACAGTTTTCTAAGTTTAGCTGATGAGCCGTGGAAACGGGTTGTTGCCAGTGTGCACGATGTCATGCTGCGTTTAAATGGAAATGAAGCCTAA
- a CDS encoding mechanosensitive ion channel family protein, translating to MLEFINIDSKVLIHFATKLTLSIVSFLIIYFIRVLLIKGLIKTNTKVQKIDPTLMPITITVIKYAAFIISILIILNIFGANTNGIIAIIGAAGLGLALALKDTLQNIASGIMLIFLRPFNINDYIECNSNSGTVIEINLFTTTLKTVDGLFLFVPNNLLWNASIKNYTRNGLRRLDFFVAVSYADQLNLVSKLLMNIAESEKKVLKDPIPMVVVTTLGESSIQLLLRCWTKNDDYWEVNYSLNKIVKESLENSGITIPFPQRDVHLHISNKTSESRSKVIHALQEHK from the coding sequence ATGTTAGAATTTATTAATATTGATTCAAAAGTTTTGATCCATTTTGCTACCAAATTAACTTTATCTATCGTTTCTTTTCTGATTATATATTTTATTCGTGTACTATTAATTAAAGGTCTTATTAAAACAAATACCAAGGTGCAAAAAATTGATCCTACACTTATGCCTATTACCATAACAGTTATAAAATATGCAGCTTTTATCATTTCTATTTTAATTATTTTGAATATATTTGGAGCAAATACCAACGGTATTATTGCGATTATAGGTGCCGCAGGCCTAGGTCTCGCACTGGCATTAAAAGACACACTGCAAAATATTGCTTCGGGTATCATGCTTATTTTTTTACGTCCATTTAATATTAACGACTATATTGAGTGCAATTCCAATTCTGGCACGGTTATTGAGATTAATTTATTCACCACTACGTTAAAAACTGTCGATGGATTATTTTTGTTTGTGCCAAATAATTTATTATGGAATGCTTCCATAAAAAATTACACTCGCAATGGTTTAAGAAGACTTGACTTTTTTGTTGCAGTGTCTTATGCAGATCAGCTTAATCTTGTGAGTAAATTGCTTATGAATATTGCGGAGTCTGAAAAAAAGGTTTTAAAAGATCCTATTCCTATGGTTGTTGTAACAACTCTTGGTGAAAGCAGTATTCAATTGCTATTGCGTTGTTGGACTAAAAACGATGACTATTGGGAAGTGAATTATTCTCTCAATAAAATTGTCAAGGAATCTTTGGAAAACTCTGGCATTACTATTCCTTTTCCTCAAAGGGATGTGCATTTGCATATTTCCAATAAAACAAGTGAAAGCAGAAGCAAAGTAATTCATGCACTGCAAGAGCATAAATAA
- a CDS encoding phosphatase PAP2 family protein — protein sequence MRYFIIFLVTLVAIVLSYYFVDRSVVFFIEEQQINKSIILKILSDTPIILISFLGIYGLLFIFIFKKFMHNKLFQMFFCATLSVVLAAQIKDILKYLFGRYWANTWLNNNPSLLVNNVYGFHFFQKANSSFPSGHTTVTFAFCTVCLLYFPKYKYLFIIPMITVSIGQIGMHYHFVSDVIAGGFLGYAVAKTLTYYLTSVQFQKLNTLKSK from the coding sequence TTGCGTTATTTTATTATTTTTTTAGTCACACTGGTTGCAATTGTTTTATCTTATTATTTTGTCGATCGAAGCGTTGTCTTCTTCATTGAAGAACAGCAAATAAATAAATCTATTATTTTGAAAATACTGTCAGATACGCCTATCATTCTTATATCATTTTTAGGAATTTACGGACTCCTTTTTATATTTATCTTTAAGAAATTCATGCACAATAAGCTTTTTCAAATGTTTTTTTGCGCAACACTTTCAGTTGTTTTAGCAGCACAAATAAAAGATATCTTAAAATATCTGTTTGGCCGCTATTGGGCAAATACTTGGCTTAATAACAATCCTTCACTTTTAGTAAACAATGTATATGGTTTTCATTTTTTTCAAAAAGCAAATTCATCATTTCCTTCCGGCCACACTACAGTCACATTTGCCTTCTGTACCGTTTGTCTATTATATTTTCCAAAATATAAATATTTATTTATTATTCCAATGATAACTGTTAGTATTGGCCAGATCGGCATGCATTATCATTTTGTCAGCGATGTGATTGCCGGAGGTTTTCTTGGCTATGCCGTGGCAAAAACCCTTACCTATTATTTGACTTCTGTTCAATTTCAAAAGCTTAATACATTAAAAAGCAAATGA
- the rsgA gene encoding ribosome small subunit-dependent GTPase A, producing the protein MARGKNYINQDERRDHFQKIEKIKKEKRSVRGRNEDDWIIDNPDQDKTKIAIKEQIKSLIKNGMRRGRVIEVQKRNIFIAEENEKGMPETENLWLCSVAKRHFQRAHKERNFVVVGDRILFEPDIGIEYDQDGQPLDSDLPRGVVQHAFLRTSKISRKDPMHPEWEHVMLANIDLVVIVASVLNPEVRWGLVDRFLVQAELENIPVVIVLNKVDLLLNTSLANKEFLETYKRRVEIYRNIGYEVVEICALKPKKTPEAVKQLRKLFKGKLVGFAGHSGVGKSSVLNLMRPEFEQIVDDNPEIFYKGRHTTTYNSLLQLDIGAYAIDTPGIRSFNISQYDAITLSHCFPEFRPYKCKYRECSHDHEPNCGVKNALEEAKISFERYRSYLGILKGLSFREGEGDSTDASMIADLKAREQKRDEEQLNNINQENIAEERLQEIIKIKEDE; encoded by the coding sequence GTGGCTCGTGGTAAAAATTATATCAATCAAGATGAGCGACGTGATCATTTTCAAAAGATTGAGAAAATAAAAAAAGAAAAAAGATCCGTACGTGGCCGTAATGAAGATGATTGGATTATTGATAATCCTGATCAAGATAAAACAAAAATTGCTATTAAAGAACAGATAAAAAGCTTAATAAAAAATGGTATGCGCCGCGGGCGTGTGATTGAAGTGCAAAAAAGAAATATTTTTATTGCAGAAGAAAATGAAAAAGGGATGCCTGAAACAGAAAATTTATGGCTCTGTTCAGTGGCAAAACGACACTTCCAACGAGCCCATAAGGAACGAAACTTTGTTGTGGTGGGAGATAGGATTTTATTTGAACCCGATATCGGCATTGAATATGACCAAGATGGACAACCTCTTGATTCCGATTTGCCAAGGGGTGTTGTGCAGCATGCCTTTTTGCGTACGAGCAAAATATCGCGCAAAGATCCAATGCATCCAGAATGGGAACACGTAATGCTTGCCAATATTGATCTCGTTGTCATCGTTGCTTCTGTGTTGAATCCAGAAGTACGTTGGGGACTTGTCGATCGTTTTTTGGTACAAGCTGAACTTGAAAATATTCCGGTTGTCATCGTTCTTAATAAAGTAGATCTCTTGTTAAATACAAGTTTGGCAAACAAAGAATTTCTTGAAACTTATAAAAGACGGGTCGAAATTTATCGAAACATAGGCTATGAAGTTGTTGAAATATGTGCGTTAAAACCTAAAAAAACGCCTGAAGCAGTTAAACAATTACGTAAATTATTTAAAGGGAAACTCGTAGGTTTTGCTGGACATTCTGGGGTCGGAAAAAGCAGCGTGCTCAATCTCATGCGTCCAGAATTTGAACAAATAGTCGATGACAATCCCGAAATATTTTATAAAGGACGCCATACGACAACTTACAACAGTTTATTGCAGCTCGATATCGGTGCTTATGCGATTGACACTCCAGGCATTCGTTCCTTTAATATCAGTCAATACGATGCCATTACTTTAAGCCATTGTTTTCCAGAATTTCGTCCTTATAAGTGCAAATATAGAGAGTGCTCGCATGATCATGAACCCAACTGTGGAGTGAAAAATGCCTTGGAAGAAGCTAAAATCTCATTTGAACGTTACCGCAGTTACCTTGGTATTTTAAAAGGTTTGAGTTTCCGTGAAGGTGAGGGTGATTCAACTGATGCAAGTATGATAGCAGATCTCAAAGCACGTGAACAAAAAAGAGATGAAGAACAATTGAATAATATAAATCAAGAAAATATTGCAGAAGAGCGGCTTCAAGAAATTATTAAAATAAAAGAAGATGAATAA
- a CDS encoding endonuclease MutS2, whose product MEHESNIDNSSLKFLRKDALERLEWNKITKFLSEYSTSPHTKKHLLQLDPWLENSERDFFFTTTAEMLELTTQGNSLGLESFDLEMFAKPLKRGALLSPLSLFQILIVLKLCYTLQGFFKFEKTRIQRFPKLYELISTLTAQMNLQAKLQKSVDIDGNILSSASPELHSARSRLENAKRRIVEHLEEILRRQEVKNAVQDSVWMLRDGRYVLPVRADRKGDIDGIPRGVSQSGSTVFLEPHALAQQHTHLEKAQSDVEIEEQRIIKELSKDCYLVCDEILNSADILTQLDNISARTRFAGAITGIQPRFLSANEKIKRFSLLEAKHPLFLLEKKNCVPNDLELKPQKEEQISPKIWVLSGPNAGGKTVAMKTVGVTVLMAKAGLFVACEKAEMLDYENIFVELGDRQNREEDLSTFSGHLSQIKKVTEAANESSLILLDEGFVGTDPAIGVAMARATLELFAEKQATVIITTHFSNLKTLADGDSRFYNGSMEFEPHKLLPTYKVLSGIPGQSYAIELAERMGLSKQIIEKARQYYGNESQRMENILRDLQLKRIQIKEELSQQVELSKKLESELKALKHEREKLSELRDDLVDGYRNKLQKRLNAYENRLDIRERQFEKQKESLLQDLKHEYAEKLKSVDSSAEQENTPSPNKFTIDTKETIQKDAAKPQKLSGFEALAGLKLPKKSKTDDKNSFSSLDERAQKFRAPRHMSSRSLLDEARESLELLNDSFDDIEENLEDDIRSLEDLEQNTKAKAKKATSTALSIQAQGRTADHWQVGMKVKSTKFKETGTVLRTADGKGQVECQFGIMKIKIPFHELNESDKQNNKVTKNSFNTNLKIKTKSQTNTQKKVTNVHDSEIPPTLQHSGNTINLRGKTVDEALDKLDVELDKMSRLEVDRVVIIHGHGMGKVKESVRKFLESANYKLKFRGGRQGEGGDGVTIVEFEN is encoded by the coding sequence ATGGAACATGAAAGCAACATTGACAATAGCTCTCTTAAATTTCTTCGCAAAGACGCCCTAGAGCGTCTCGAGTGGAATAAAATAACTAAATTTCTTTCCGAATACTCAACTTCTCCTCACACAAAAAAACATTTGTTACAATTAGATCCTTGGCTTGAAAACAGTGAGAGAGATTTCTTTTTCACAACGACAGCTGAAATGTTGGAATTGACAACCCAAGGAAACAGCTTGGGGCTTGAATCCTTTGACTTAGAGATGTTTGCAAAACCTTTAAAACGAGGTGCATTGCTTTCCCCACTCAGCTTATTTCAGATTCTCATTGTTTTAAAACTTTGTTATACTTTACAAGGTTTTTTTAAATTTGAAAAAACAAGAATTCAACGCTTTCCAAAATTATATGAACTGATTTCAACTTTAACTGCTCAAATGAATTTACAGGCTAAATTACAAAAAAGCGTTGATATTGATGGAAATATTCTTTCGTCAGCTTCACCTGAATTGCACTCAGCCCGCAGCCGCCTAGAAAATGCTAAGCGGAGGATTGTCGAGCATCTCGAAGAAATCCTCAGAAGACAAGAAGTTAAAAACGCTGTGCAGGACAGTGTGTGGATGTTACGTGACGGCCGCTATGTGCTTCCCGTCAGGGCAGACCGCAAGGGAGATATCGATGGTATACCGCGTGGTGTGAGCCAATCGGGATCTACCGTGTTTTTGGAACCCCATGCCCTTGCTCAACAACATACGCATCTGGAAAAAGCACAAAGCGATGTTGAAATAGAAGAACAGAGAATTATCAAAGAACTCTCGAAAGATTGTTACCTTGTTTGTGATGAAATTTTAAATTCAGCAGATATTCTTACGCAATTGGATAATATTTCAGCCCGCACCCGTTTTGCGGGCGCAATCACTGGAATTCAACCACGCTTTTTAAGCGCGAATGAAAAGATCAAACGTTTTTCATTACTCGAAGCAAAGCATCCACTTTTTTTACTCGAGAAAAAAAATTGTGTGCCAAATGATCTTGAATTAAAACCACAAAAAGAAGAACAAATCTCCCCCAAAATTTGGGTGCTCAGTGGCCCCAATGCAGGTGGTAAAACAGTTGCGATGAAAACCGTGGGGGTGACTGTTTTAATGGCGAAAGCAGGTCTTTTTGTTGCCTGCGAAAAAGCTGAAATGCTTGATTATGAAAATATTTTTGTCGAACTCGGTGACAGACAAAATCGTGAAGAAGATCTTTCAACCTTTTCGGGGCATCTGTCCCAAATTAAGAAAGTAACAGAAGCTGCCAATGAATCTTCACTTATATTACTGGATGAAGGTTTTGTTGGTACCGATCCCGCTATTGGCGTTGCTATGGCAAGAGCGACACTTGAATTGTTTGCTGAAAAACAAGCAACGGTGATTATCACTACTCACTTTTCCAATTTGAAAACATTGGCTGATGGTGATTCGCGATTTTATAATGGCAGCATGGAATTTGAACCGCATAAACTTTTGCCAACCTATAAAGTTTTATCTGGCATTCCTGGACAAAGTTATGCCATTGAGCTAGCAGAACGCATGGGCTTAAGTAAACAAATTATTGAAAAAGCTCGCCAATATTATGGCAACGAATCGCAAAGAATGGAAAATATTCTCCGCGATCTCCAATTAAAAAGAATTCAAATAAAAGAAGAATTAAGTCAACAAGTCGAATTGAGCAAAAAATTAGAATCAGAATTAAAAGCTTTAAAACATGAACGAGAAAAATTGTCAGAGTTGCGCGATGACCTTGTCGATGGCTACCGTAACAAACTGCAAAAACGCTTAAATGCTTATGAAAACAGACTCGACATCCGTGAGCGGCAATTTGAAAAACAAAAAGAAAGTTTATTGCAAGACTTAAAACATGAATATGCAGAAAAATTAAAAAGCGTAGATAGCTCTGCAGAACAGGAAAATACTCCTAGCCCTAATAAGTTCACAATCGACACAAAAGAAACAATTCAAAAAGATGCTGCGAAACCCCAAAAACTTTCTGGCTTCGAAGCTCTTGCTGGTTTAAAACTGCCAAAGAAAAGCAAGACGGACGATAAAAATAGTTTTTCAAGCCTTGATGAACGTGCACAAAAATTTCGTGCACCCCGTCATATGTCAAGCCGCTCACTGCTTGATGAAGCACGCGAAAGTCTTGAGCTGTTAAATGATTCATTTGATGATATCGAAGAAAATTTAGAAGATGACATACGCTCACTTGAAGATCTTGAGCAAAATACCAAAGCCAAAGCAAAGAAAGCAACCAGCACCGCTCTATCCATCCAAGCTCAAGGACGCACAGCTGATCACTGGCAAGTGGGTATGAAAGTAAAATCTACCAAATTTAAAGAAACAGGTACTGTCCTCCGCACTGCGGATGGCAAAGGTCAGGTCGAATGCCAATTCGGTATAATGAAAATAAAAATTCCTTTCCATGAATTGAATGAATCGGATAAACAAAATAACAAAGTAACAAAAAATTCTTTTAACACAAATCTTAAAATAAAAACCAAGAGTCAAACAAATACCCAAAAGAAAGTCACTAATGTCCATGACAGCGAAATCCCGCCCACTCTCCAACATTCTGGTAACACTATCAATCTCCGTGGTAAAACCGTTGATGAAGCCCTCGATAAACTCGACGTAGAACTCGATAAAATGAGCCGTCTTGAAGTCGATCGCGTCGTGATTATTCATGGTCACGGCATGGGCAAAGTCAAAGAGTCAGTGCGAAAATTTCTTGAAAGCGCAAACTATAAATTAAAATTCAGAGGTGGTCGCCAAGGTGAAGGTGGTGATGGTGTGACAATCGTTGAGTTTGAAAATTAG
- a CDS encoding alpha/beta fold hydrolase: protein MESFCTYFQSKNGKMHYYDNKLNKKILLFIHGLSACKEVFYQQIELLKNEYRIIAVDLLGHGASENALNAEEAYSNLGFTDSIVELLSYLKAQNIIIYGWSLGGAIAIDLLERFPETKKIILDGYPPVSFKTKNFENAYLYHETTHLIAQRVLSEVEAFAYVKNGGINANENHTSDRVDKIVKAVLRANGSLKEIWFNSLLKLVGISPKECVERNRDKVTILIGENDPGINMNYMKDHFKDITEFYPNAGHAVFWERPYEIRKYL from the coding sequence ATGGAATCTTTTTGCACTTATTTTCAGAGCAAAAACGGAAAAATGCATTATTATGATAATAAGTTGAATAAAAAGATTCTACTTTTTATTCATGGTCTGTCAGCTTGTAAAGAAGTTTTTTATCAACAGATAGAGCTGTTAAAAAATGAATATCGCATAATTGCAGTCGATCTTCTCGGACATGGTGCAAGTGAAAATGCTTTAAATGCAGAGGAAGCATATTCCAACTTAGGTTTTACAGATTCGATCGTTGAATTGTTAAGTTATTTAAAAGCGCAAAACATCATAATTTATGGCTGGTCATTGGGTGGTGCTATTGCTATTGATTTACTCGAGCGATTTCCTGAGACGAAAAAAATAATCCTTGATGGCTACCCGCCCGTTTCTTTCAAAACCAAGAATTTTGAGAACGCATATTTATACCATGAAACAACCCATTTAATAGCGCAAAGAGTTCTCAGTGAAGTTGAGGCTTTTGCATATGTTAAAAATGGTGGGATAAACGCCAATGAAAATCACACAAGCGATAGAGTCGATAAAATAGTTAAAGCTGTTTTGCGTGCCAATGGATCACTGAAAGAGATCTGGTTTAATTCTTTATTGAAATTGGTTGGGATCAGCCCAAAAGAGTGTGTGGAGAGAAACAGAGATAAGGTAACAATTTTAATTGGAGAAAATGATCCCGGAATAAATATGAATTATATGAAGGATCATTTTAAGGACATCACTGAATTTTATCCTAATGCAGGGCATGCGGTTTTTTGGGAGAGACCTTACGAAATAAGGAAATATCTTTAG
- the speA gene encoding biosynthetic arginine decarboxylase, which translates to MLKNVIQESRDLYGIDDWGSGYFGISDKGTVEVFPFGNKTTSIELAKILEIAAEKKVQTPLIVRFPQILDTQLTRLQNAFRSAMEEFKYDGDLRAVFPFKVNQRKEFIDDLVKSGRKHVYGLEVGTKPELFAALAYDLHPEALFVCNGFKDSHFIELAFDAKKMGKNVVLVIEGTDELKFIINHAKKVGYCVDIGLRAKLYAKGSGMWEKSGGVGSKFGLNSVEMMEALYLLEEAGFKDQLAMIHYHIGSQITEIKRVKNAMKEAARVYAKILKSGFNLRYLNIGGGIGVDYDGSKTSFYVSHNYTMQEFANDVIYIIQDICKEEGCKAPHIVSESGRAVAAYHAVLLTDVREVEKTGGDIEEWKISPNDHKLLADMMTAIKLMNGKNFVEYYHDSLQSRDELFTLFNLGYLEIEERAKTEVLYYELCNKALHFYRQSGMQLEEFDELEKSRFGKYMANFSMFQSIPDVLGIDQLFPVMPITRLNEKAQHHGVIMDLTCDSDGCLDKFVDKRDIKHSLALHIPKSNEPYHIGFFLVGAYQEALGNNHNLFGAVNELIVRISKNGELEAIEEVKGEDVGEILRIMNYRDEDILLGYENQLKRNVLSGAIDQKDCDRIMKKVKGFFSEYPYLLTKSSIEIIG; encoded by the coding sequence ATGTTGAAAAACGTCATTCAAGAGTCTCGTGACCTTTATGGTATTGATGATTGGGGATCAGGTTACTTTGGTATTTCCGATAAAGGAACAGTCGAAGTCTTTCCATTTGGTAATAAAACCACTTCTATAGAGCTGGCAAAAATCCTAGAAATTGCAGCTGAAAAAAAAGTTCAAACTCCTCTCATTGTTCGCTTCCCTCAAATTCTCGACACACAACTTACAAGACTTCAAAATGCATTTCGCAGTGCTATGGAAGAATTTAAATATGATGGAGATCTCAGAGCAGTTTTTCCATTTAAAGTGAATCAGCGCAAAGAATTTATTGATGATCTTGTAAAAAGTGGGCGTAAACATGTCTATGGATTAGAAGTAGGAACAAAACCAGAACTCTTCGCAGCTCTAGCCTATGACCTACACCCTGAAGCTCTATTTGTCTGCAATGGTTTCAAAGACTCCCATTTTATCGAACTGGCATTCGATGCAAAAAAAATGGGAAAAAATGTTGTACTTGTGATTGAAGGCACTGATGAACTTAAATTTATAATCAATCACGCTAAAAAAGTGGGTTATTGTGTAGACATTGGTCTCAGAGCGAAACTATATGCCAAAGGCTCTGGCATGTGGGAGAAATCTGGTGGAGTTGGTAGCAAGTTTGGTCTCAATAGCGTTGAGATGATGGAAGCGCTTTATCTACTCGAAGAAGCTGGATTTAAAGATCAATTAGCCATGATTCATTATCATATTGGTTCGCAAATTACCGAAATAAAACGCGTAAAAAATGCAATGAAAGAAGCCGCGCGCGTTTATGCTAAAATTTTAAAAAGTGGATTTAATTTACGCTACTTAAACATTGGTGGCGGCATTGGAGTTGATTATGATGGAAGTAAAACAAGTTTTTACGTTAGCCATAACTACACAATGCAAGAATTTGCCAATGACGTAATTTATATTATTCAAGATATATGTAAGGAAGAAGGCTGTAAAGCTCCTCATATTGTCAGTGAAAGCGGAAGAGCTGTTGCTGCTTATCATGCTGTGCTTCTAACCGATGTCCGTGAAGTTGAAAAAACGGGTGGTGATATTGAAGAATGGAAAATTTCTCCAAATGATCACAAATTATTAGCAGATATGATGACTGCAATTAAACTGATGAATGGTAAAAACTTTGTCGAATATTATCATGATTCACTTCAATCCCGTGATGAGCTATTTACATTGTTTAATTTAGGTTATCTTGAAATAGAAGAACGCGCAAAAACAGAAGTTCTTTATTATGAACTCTGCAACAAAGCGCTCCATTTTTATCGTCAATCAGGTATGCAACTTGAAGAATTTGACGAATTGGAAAAAAGTCGATTCGGTAAATATATGGCCAATTTTTCCATGTTCCAATCCATTCCAGATGTTCTCGGTATCGATCAACTCTTTCCAGTCATGCCGATCACAAGATTAAATGAAAAAGCTCAACATCACGGGGTGATCATGGATCTCACCTGCGACAGTGATGGTTGTCTCGATAAATTTGTTGATAAGCGCGATATAAAACACTCCCTTGCATTACACATTCCAAAATCCAATGAACCTTATCATATTGGTTTTTTTCTTGTTGGTGCTTATCAAGAGGCTTTAGGCAACAATCACAATCTCTTTGGTGCAGTCAACGAACTGATCGTGCGTATCAGTAAAAATGGAGAACTTGAAGCAATTGAAGAAGTCAAAGGCGAAGATGTAGGAGAGATCTTGCGCATTATGAATTACCGAGATGAAGATATCCTTCTTGGCTACGAAAACCAACTAAAACGTAATGTCCTATCAGGAGCTATCGATCAAAAAGATTGCGATAGAATAATGAAAAAGGTCAAAGGATTTTTTAGCGAATATCCTTATCTTTTAACAAAAAGTTCAATTGAAATTATTGGATAA